Within Alteromonas sp. LMIT006, the genomic segment GTGCCCAGAAGACTGTAAATACTGCCCGCAAAGTGCGCGGTATGACACCGGTTTAGAAAAAGAACGTTTGTTGGAAATTGAAAAAGTCATCGAGCGCGCGAAAGAAGCAAAGGCAGCCGGCTCGACCCGTTTTTGTATGGGGGCGGCGTGGCGCAATCCCAAAGATCGCGATATGCCGTATGTTGTGGATATGGTCAAACAAGTCAAAGCGATGGGCATGGAAACCTGTATGACGTTGGGCATGCTCACGCGCGACCAAGCCTTAATGCTCAAGCAAGCGGGCCTGGATTATTACAACCATAATCTAGATACGTCTCCAGAATACTACGGCGATATCATTACCACGCGTACCTATCAAGACCGTTTAGACACACTGCAAAATGTGCGCGATGCCGGCATGAATGTGTGCAGTGGCGGGATTGTCGGCATGGGCGAGTCAGCACAAGACCGCTCGGGCTTGTTGATGGCACTGGCCAATCTTGAACGCCACCCAGAGAGTGTACCGATTAATATGCTGGTCAAAGTCAAAGGCACACCGCTTGATAAGGTGGACGACTTGGATGGCTTTGAGTTTATTCGCACCATCGCGGTGGCGCGCATCATGATGCCCAAATCCTATGTGCGGTTATCCGCAGGGCGTGAGGCGATGAACGAGCAGATGCAGGCGCTGTGTTTTATGGCGGGCGCAAATTCGATTTTTTATGGGTGCAAACTGCTCACCACATCAAACCCAGAATCTCACGCGGATGTTCAGCTATTCAAAAAGCTCGGGATTAATCGCGAAATGACCAAATCGTTTTCGGATGAAGCGTACGAAGCGGCGTTAGCCGATGAAATCTCAGCGCAAGCTCAAGCAGAGTTGTATACCGAAGTGAAATAATGGATATGTCTGATTCGTTTGCAAAGCGTTTCCGCGCAGCGCTCGCCAAAAAAGCACAAGAAGACTTACTGCGTACTCGTCGTATTGTCGAGGATGATTACGCTGGTGTGCTCAATGTCGATGGCAAGGCGTATTTGAATTTTGCCGCAAACGATTATTTGGGACTGCGTTTTGATGAGCGTGTATTGCAACCGTTTGTCGAAGGTCTGTCAAAATATGGCGCAGGCTCTGGCGCATCGCCACTGGTCACCGGTCATAGTATTGAGCATGCGCGCTTGGAAGCTTGGTTAGCTGAAAAGCTTGGCCGCGAAGCGGTGTTGTTGTTCTCTTCTGGCTTTGCAGCCAATCACGCCTTGTGCCAAGCGCTGTTACAAAAAAACGATGTGGTGGTAAGCGATAAACTGATGCATGCTTCGTTTATTGAGGGCGCCATGGTCAGTGAGGCGCACTTAAAACGCTTCGCCCACAACGATATCGCACATGCGAGGACGTTACTAGACGGGATTGATTCAAGTCATGCGGTGTTGCTTGCGTCAGAAGGCGTCTTCAGCATGGATGGTGATACTGCTCCAGTGGCTGATTTAGTTTCGCTCGCACATGAGAGTAACGCCATGTTGATGCTTGATGATGCGCATGCATTAGGAGTGTTAGGTGACAGAGGCCTTGGCAGTGTCGATGCGTTTAATTTAACACAAGACGATTGTCCGGTATTGATGGGCACCTTTGGTAAAGCGGTGGGCACATCCGGAGCGTTTATTGCCGGTTCACATGAGTTGATTGATTATCTGGTCAATCACGCCAAACACTATATTTATTCTACCGCGATGAGCGCGGCCAATGCGCGGGCGACGTTGGCCAGTCTTGAGTTGATTGTAGCCGGTGAGCAGCGGACTCGTTTATTCGCTAATATCGCCCGTTTTCGTGACGGTGTGGCGCGTCACGGGTTACCTGTTTTGGCTTCCAATACTGCTATTCAGCCGTTTATTATCGGTTCTGCCGATGGCGTGTTACAGGCATCCGACTATCTTCGTTCATTGGGGGTGTGGGTCGGCGCCATTCGCTCGCCTACCGTACCTAAAGGCTCCGACCGCTTGCGTATTACCTTATCCGCGGTGCATTGTGATAAAGACATCGATGCGCTGATTGATGCCTTGTGTTTGCTAAGAGAGCAAGAATGGGGGTAGTCAATACATCGCCCACGGTGGATAAAATGCGTGTGGCCGAACAGTTTTCACGCCATGCCTCAGAGTATGTTAAACAAGCAAAAGTTCAGCACCGCATTGCGGTTGAAGGCTTGGCTCGAGCATCAAAATGGTTTGCTGGCCGTGGTGAGTGTGTTGTCGACTTAGGGTGCGGGGTAGGGCACAACTTAGATGCGTTGAGTGAGTACGCTGAAAAAGTCATTGGGGTCGATATTGCCACTGGTATGGTGGCTAATAATGTCTCTTCGCATCTTATTGTACAAAGCGATTTTGACGAGTTGAGTTTACCAAATGCATCGGTCGATTTTGTATTTTCATCAATGGCCTTGCAATGGTCGAATTCTCCGATGCGAGTTTTGAGTCATATTCATCGCATTTTAAAGCCAGGTGGCCGAGCCATGTGTGCCATTATGGTGTCGCCAAGTTTTGTGCGGTTGCATGAGGCGTTTACCGCTGCGGGCTTACCAGGACGGATCAATGAATTTGCAGCGAGCTCAGCATGGCACAGTGAGTTATTCAGTGAGTGTCAGTTGGACGAGCAAGTGTTTGTTGATGAGTTTGACGATTTTCGTGCGATGATGGGCTCAATTAAAGAGATTGGGGCGAGTACCGTGATAAGTCAAGCCGATGTGTCTCCAATAGGTCGTGCTCAATATGAACACATTATCGATGGTTTAGAAGGTGATTACAGTCTGGATTATCGCGTGTGTTTTTTGTCTTTAGTTAAGTAGAGGGTATGAGAATTATGCAGGCGTTTTTTGTCACTGGCACGGATACGGATGTAGGCAAAACCGTCATCAGTGCGGGTCTTATGTTGGCGCTGACACAACATGGTCATTCTGTGATTGGACACAAGCCCATTTCGGCTGGGTGCGAGCTGGTTATTGAAGATGGGGAAGCCGGCTTACACAATGAAGATGCCTTGGCGTTGATGGCGCAAGCATCGGTTCAACTGCCCTATGAATGGGTCAATCCCATTGCGTTTGCACAGCCAATTGCCCCGCACATCGCAGCAGACATGGCGCATCAGGCAATCGATACAGCGGTATTGGATGAGGCGTTGGCGCGTTTACAGCAAGTCGATGCAGATGTTTTGTTGGTCGAAGGCGCGGGCGGTTGGGCGTTGCCCATTGGCAATGGCAAGCTGTTGTCTGAGTGGGTGGCCAAGCATCAATTACCCGTTGTGATCGTGGTAGCGTTGCGTCTGGGGTGTCTCAATCATGCGTTGTTAACCTATCAGGCGGTCAAAGCCAGTGGCTGTGACGTATTGGGTTGGGTGGCGAATGATTTTTGTGACCAGCCGTTTGCGCAAGAGAATATCAAAACACTCAAATCCATGTTGGATGCGCCGTGTTTGGGTGTGGTGGGTAAGGTGTCGAGAGCAGAAGAAGTCGCGGCGCAATTGGATGTGAAGGCTTTGGGTTAGAGCCAGTTACTTTTTTAAGCTTTTACAAATTCTAATTAGCTCCAATGGCTCGTATACTGGGAGCTGAATACCTTTATAGTCCTTTGGGTTTCGCGTGACAATACCATCGGCTTTGCTGCACATACCCGAATATACTTGAACTGCATCTTCGAAGTCCTTTAGTTCTGAATGTAGTGCTAAGTCTATGACTTTAGAATCAACAGATGATAGTTCGAAAATTGTAAGTAACTTTTCAATACTTGAGCGAGCGTGTTTTCGATTGTAAGTTTTTGATATTAAGTAATCTAAAGTGGTGACAGTTGTTGCACACAAGAATCCTCTTAAACGTCCTTGCTCAACAAAACTTATTAATGTCGAAGAGTTTTTTACAAATTCATCACGTTCAAGCAGGACATCGAGCACGATGTTTGTATCAAATAAGATTTTCACAAATATTTGCTTTCAAGGTGTTTTTTGTAGTCATCAACTGTCAGTTTCACTTTTTTAGAAGAACCAACAAGAGAGCGTGTAATTGGTGCGAGTTCTTGCTTTTCTTCTTCGCTTTGAATTGCTGCAAAGTAATTAGCAACCACATGCGAAAGTGAGACACCATTATGCTGAGCATACCTTTTTGCAGAATCAATAAGTCGTTCTTCTAATCTTAATGTTAGCTTGGACTGCATAACACCTCCTTAAAAAATGACGTATAAATTTATATATAATTATACGTCTAACTACGTAAAGTGCAATAATGTAAACACAAACTTTTCATTTAAGCGTCTCCGATCAGAGGAGTTTTGCAAATACCCCAAAAAAATTAAAGATAAAGATGACTCAAGTCACTTCCTTTAGACACAACCGTTTTCTCAGCGTTCAAAAACTGAATCCCATCTTCAATATCAGCCAATTCCAATGATTCTCCATGCAATATCAACGCACTGCCTTCGCGTATGCCAATGATGGGAATGTGCGGATGCAACAAACTAAACTCCATGAGCCGTTGGTCACGCGTTTCACCGTGAAAATCCTTTGGATGCTCATCGGTATAATGCGGGTTGAGTTGGAATGGGACAAAACCCAGGGCGTTGAATGAGGGTGGTTCGATGATCGGCATGTCATTGGTGGTGCGAATGGTGGCACCGCAGATATTGGAGCCTGCGCTCCAACCAATGTATGGCGTACCGGTTTTGACCGCTTCTTGAATGGGCGCTATTAAGCCTTGGGTTTGTAACTGATACAACAGATGAAACGTATTGCCGCCACCAACCAGTATGGCTTCAGCGTCTTTAACAGCTTGAATTGGGTCGCTGAAGGTATGGATCCCGACAACCTGATACTCGGGCAGTGCTTGTTGTACCATCGCCGTGTAGTCGTCATAAGAGATGCTGACCCCGGCAAAGGGAACGAATAAGAGCCGTTTGCGATCCCCAAGGTGACGGTCAATGAGATCACGATTTGGGGCTAGGTATTCTGAATTATGAGCGCGGGAGCTAGAAAGCATTAGTACGTGCATGGTGAAATATCTTCTTGTTAGCAATCATTAATGGAGTCATTCTATAACAGATTTAATCTCAAATTGAAAAACGGTTAATACTGAAGTAGTCCAAGAGGTAGAAAATTAGGCATGATAGGCTATGCTCTTGACAAACAATTTTGTTAGGAAAAACTATGTCACAATTCAATTTAAGCAACCTTAAACGCTCTCAACTCGTCATTATACCTGCCATCCTTGCCGCCTATAGCATGGGAGGTAAAGAGACATTTTTAGGTATGAAAAGTGAGCGGGTCTTTGTGATGTTACTCGCTGTCGTAGTGATTAATTTGATTCTTGAATGTCGCAAGATGGGGAAAGACGGCTAAGGAGGCATCGTTTTAAGCGAGGTTTTTGTACAGCATCAGGCCTCACATCATCAAACGTTGGTACTTTGGGTGGGGCAGCCACTCTGAAATAATGCATTTATGGCCTGCTTAGTACGTGCACGATCAATCTCAGAGAGACGGCCGGCCCTTCGTAGGATTAGCTCAGCATCTAAAGTAAATATTTTCATTCGCACGATAGAAGGATGTGCTAATCCAGTAGAGTCCAAGTCCTTGATGTGGATATCCAATGGCCAGGGAAATTGCTTTGAACTAGTGATCATTGCCAACACATATTTTCCGCTTTTAGACAATATATCATTGTTTAGAACCAAAGCAGGGCGTCTTTTAGAGGCAGATTTATCGGTAAATGGAAACGGAACCACTACGACATCAAATTGTTCATAAATCACGGTAGGCCTCTTCATCGTCTAGCGAGTTCCACTCTGTCATCGTTTCTTGCACAGCATGGGTAAATGCAAGGTCGATTGGTTGTGCCTTACGTAATGTAATGTGCCCAGATTGTTGTTCGAAAACGACTTGATCACCCGCATGTAAGCCGAGCTCCTCTCTCACGGCTTGAGGGATAGTTGCCTGATACTTTTGTGTTAACCGACTTAGACTGCTTTTCATAACTTATGCGCCTTTTGGTAATGGGTAATACAAGTATTACCCCAGTATGGGCATTTTGCAAGTCTAGTGTGGCGAGATATTATGCTGTTGCAACTTGCGGTACAAGGTGCGTCTAGATATCCCTAGTTGCTGGGCTAACTCGTCGATGTGACCCTCAAAATGTGCGATGCATTGCCGTAGATAGTCTGCTTCAGCATCAGCTAATGTTGTCAGTGCAAAGCCGTTACTGCCGGTCATTGACAGATCAACACTTTGTACGCAAGAGCTTTGCTCGTTTACGTCAGGGGAGGGCTCATACTGGCGAATGTGTTCTGGCAAATCATCTGCTGTGATCTCGTCTTCCAGTGCCAGTAAAGCGGATTGCTCAACAATGGAGCGCAGTTCGCGGATATTCCCGGGAAAAGGGTACTTCAATAATAAGGCTAAGGCATCCGGATGAAATTGTTTTGTTACCGAGTCCACAGAAAGGTTGGACGATTGTAAAAAGTGCTCAATTAACATAGCAATATCACTCTTGCGTTCGCGCAAACTGGGTAGATGGATCGGGAAGCCGGCAATACGGTAGTATAGGTCCTGTCGAAACTCCCCATCTTTGACCATCTGAGCGAGATCTTTGTGGGTCGCGCACACCAGTCTAAAATCTGCTTGTTTTTCGATTAAACCACCAACGGAACGATAGCGTTTGGTTTCAAGCAGTCGCAGTAGTTTGACTTGCATGTTTAAGGGCACATCGCCGATTTCATCAAAAAATATCGTGCCGCCTTGGGCACTCTCGACCAACCCTCGCTTTTTGAAATTGGCACCCGTAAACGCGCCTTTTTCATGGCCAAATAACTCGGACTCAAACAAATTATCATTAAGGCCTGCGCATTCAATGATCACAAATGGCGATTGACTGCGCTGGCTTGAGGTGTGCAACGCCTGTGCCACGAGCTCTTTACCCGTACCAGTTTCTCCTTGTAACAACACGGCAATGTCGGCAGTGGCTGCACGGTTAATTTTATGCAGCATGTTTTTGAATGCTGTTGATTGACCCAACAGCGTATTGGCTTTACTCGCGACAGACGCGTAGGGCACATCGGTAATGATTTCGATGTAGCCTAGTAGTTGTGCTTCGTCGTCATAAATGGGTTTCATGACGATGTCGCAGTAGCGCTTGCCATTTGGCGTTTCATGAACATGAATGACATTCGCAGGTCGCTGTGTTTCTCGACATTGTGCCAGAGGACAGGATTCACCATTTTGATCACAAGGTACATCAGAGTGATGCGATACTTTGTGGCATTTGCTCTCATCGATATCGACGAGCAAAGGCTGGCGTGCGGTATACGCATCGTTCGCCGCACGAATCGTGTATTGCTCATCGATAAACACTGCGGGTTTTTCGATCGCATTGATCATGGCTTGAATAATGTGAATGTTCATGTGTGTCAATTATGTTTTGGGTTTGTGCCAATTTTGGCACAGAAAGACCGTTTCATCTAGAAAAATGCAGGTTCAGTCGCCCGTTATGGTGACGGTTTGAATTTAGGTATTGATATTACTAGTTTTTTTATTTTTGGTATGTTTCTTGTAAGTGTAAATAACAGAGATTCAACACATGTTTTTTACGCACAGGAGACCAATATGAACGAAACGGTCATCGAGTTATCGAGATTTCAGTTTGCCTTAACGGCCATGTTCCACTTTATTTTTGTCCCGTTGACCCTTGGGTTGTCGTTTTTATTAGCGATCATGGAATCTGTTTATGTCATGACCGGCAAAGAGATCTACAAACAAATGACCAAATTCTGGGGCAAGTTGTTCGGGATTAATTTTGCCATAGGTGTGGCCACAGGTTTGACCATGGAATTTGAGTTTGGCATGAACTGGTCTTATTACTCGCATTATGTGGGAGATATCTTTGGTGCTCCTTTGGCGATTGAGGGATTGATGGCGTTTTTCCTAGAATCGACCTTCGTCGGCATGTTTTTCTTTGGTTGGGAGCGCATGTCCAAAGTCAAACACTTGATGGCAACTTGGCTGGTGGCATTGGGCTCAAATTTTTCTGCCTTGTGGATCTTAATTGCCAACGGCTGGATGCAGTATCCAGTCGGTGCTGAATTTAATATTGATACCATGCGTATGGAAATGGTGAATTTTGCTGAGGTAATATTTAATCCAGTGGCTCAAGTCAAATTTGTGCATACGGTCTCTGCAGGGTATGTTACTGGAGCCATTTTTGTTCTCGCCATCAGCTCATGGTATTTGCTCAATCATCGTGAAATCGCCTTTGCCCGTCGCTCGTTTGCGATTGCCGCCGCATTTGGTTTAGCTTCTACCTTGTCGGTCATTCTGTTAGGGGATGAATCAGGCTATGAGCTTGGCGATGTACAACAAGTCAAATTGGCCGCGATTGAAGCGGAATATACTACGCATCCGGCACCTGCGCCATTTACGGTGATTGGTGTGCCAAACGATGACACACAACATGTCGATTATGCTGTGCGAATCCCGTATGTGATGGGGATCATTGCGACCCGTTCCCTTGATGAAGAGGTTCCAGGGTTAGATCAACATCGCATCGAACATCGTGAGCGCATCATTACTGGTGGTCAGGCACTGACGATGCTGGAACGAATCAAAAACGGGACGGCGACGCAAGCCGAAACGCTCTTTTTTGATACTCATAAAGATGACATTGGGTATGGCATGTTGTTGCAGCCATTTACCAAAGATTTAGCGAACCCATCTGAGGAGGCGTTAGACAAAGCGGTGGATTACTCGATCCCGTCTGTTGCGCCATTATTTTACTCATTCCGCATTATGGTAGCTTGCGGCTTCGCGATGCTTGTTTTATTTGCTATTGCCTTTTACTACACTGCCAAAAAATCCATACCTACCCCACGGTGGGTCTATAAAGCTGCGTTTTATTCACTGCCACTGCCTTGGATTGCTTCGGAAGCGGGATGGTTTGTAGCTGAGTATGGGCGTCAACCTTGGACCATTGCCGAAGTATTACCCGTTCACGTAGCAGCCTCAAACCTGTCAGTAGGCGATGTGGTCTTTACCTTAATTGCTTTTACGTTGTTTTACACGGCGTTTTTCTTCTTGGGTTTTTATTTGATGAAAAAATACATCGTCAAAGGCCCCACTCAATATTTTGCCGAAGCCGATGCTTTGCAATCCCAAGACGCTGATTTAACTTTGTCTAAAGGAGCTCAAGCATGATTGATTATGAAACGTTAAGAGTCATTTGGTGGGCCCTGGTCGGTGTATTACTGATCGGGTTTGTGATAACCGATGGCTTTGATTTGGGTGTGGGGGCGTTGCTCACCATCATTGGCCGTACCGATCGCGAACGCCGCATCATGATCAATACTGTGGGTCCGCATTGGGATGGTAATCAAGTTTGGTTTATCACGGCTGGCGGTGCCTTATTTGCAGCGTTTCCCATGATTTACGCGACGGCGTTCTCTGGCTTCTATATCGCATTGTTTTTGGTGCTGGCGGCACTGTGGATGCGCCCGATAGGCTTTGATTATCGCGGTAAATTCGCTAAAGAAAGCACGCGCAATATTTTTGATTGGATGTTGTTTGCAGGAGGTTTAGTGCCTTCGTTGGTGTTTGGGGTCGCGTTTGGGAACTTGTTGTTAGGGGTTCCCTTTACCCTGGATGAGACCTTAAAAGCGACTTATACGGGGACCTTTTGGCAGTTGCTGAATCCGTTCGCTTTGTTGGTTGGGCTTATTTCATTGGGCATGTTACTGACCCATGGTGCAGCATGGTTACAGCTTAAAACCGACGGTTTTATTCGTGCCCGCGCACAAAAAACGGCTTTTTATCTCGGCATTGTCACCGTCGCGTTGTTCATCATTGCGGGTGTGTGTGTTGCCTGGTTTATTGAAGGGTATGTCGTCACCTCTGAGCTGGCAACCGATGGGCAATCTAATCCGTTACTCAAAACGGTTGGCACAGAAGTCGGCGCGTGGATGGATAATTATGGCCACTATCCGTTGTTTGCCCTGGCACCGCTTATGGCCATTGTCAGCGGATTGTCTTGTAGTCTGTTCTCTGCTTTAGGACAGGCTGGAAAAGCATTTGTGGCCAGTGCGTTGCATATGACTGGCATTATTTTGACGGCGGGCTTTTCGATGTTCCCTTTCTTGTTGCCAAGCTCAGTACAGCCTGCAGCGAGTTTGACCATGTGGGACGCCACTGCGTCAGAATTGACGCTCAAAATCATGTTTTTTGTTGCCTGTGTGTTTGTGCCTATAGTGCTAGGTTACACCGCTTATTGCTTCTACGTCATGCGCGGTCGTATTAAAGATAGCGATTTGGATAAGTCACATGCCATTTATTAGAGGAGTGTAATTATGTGGTATTTTGCTTGGATCTTGGGTGTCTTGCTGGCCTGTGCTTTTGGCATCATCAATGCGATGTGGTTAGAGGCCAACGAAGATTTGGATAAGGAATAACTTTTTTTGAAATTAGCGCGATGGTTCGCCACTTTACCCAATATTAGCCCTTGGCCTTTCTGGTTGAGTGTTGGGTGTAAAGTGGCGCTTTTTGTTTTGATGCTGGTCGCCTTTTGGTGTTTTGCACAGGTCATTGATGCCTTTTTGGTGAACTTACAACCGCCACCCAAAATGATGCTGTTAGCTCTTATGGGGGTGCTGTCCAGTGTATTTTTGGTCAAAGGCGCGTTTATTTATATCCAGCATTGCAGTAAACGAGTGCTTGAGAATACCCTGCAAAAACAGCTACTTGAGCGGTTTCAACAAGAGCAACACGCCTTGTTGCGCCGTCGTTCTAGTTTTTATTGGCAAAGCTTATGGTTGACCCATATTCCTGCTTTACGTGATTGGCGCTATGATTATCAAGTGCAGCAATGGGTGGCTGTGTTAACGCCCATCGTCATTGTTGCTGTGGTATTACCCGTGAATTATGTAGTGGGTTTGACCCTAGTGTTGGCCATGCCATTGGTACCATTTTTTATGTACTTGGTAGGGTGGGGAGCGGCCAATGCTCAGCGCAAACAGTTTGTCGCATTATCTCGACTCGGTGGTTTGTTTGTGGATCGGTTAAAAAAACTACCGATCATTGCCAGTTATAACGGTTTTACCCAACAATACTCGCTGTTGCTTCGAGCCAGTGAGCAATTTAATCGACGCACGATGAAAGTGGTGGCATTGGCATTTTTATCCAATACCGTATTAGACTTTTTCTCTACCATTGCCATGGCATTAGTGGCGGTGTTTATTGGTTTTCGTTTGCTTGGCGAAATCACACTCGGTCCTGATATCGAATTTGCTCAAGGATTATGGCTACTGCTCAGTGCCCCTTTGGTGTTTAATGAGCTCAAATTACTGGGGCAGTTTTATCATCAAAAAGCCCACGCAGAGACTGCCTATTCAGAGTTGCAAGCACTGTTGCCGATGACTTTAAAGCCATCAGATGAGGCCAAGTTTAATGGCATCAGGTGGGATGCTTTTCACATACCGGTCATTGACTTAAAGGCAAACCATTTGGCTTTGCAGGTGGGTGAATGTATTAAAGTATCTGGGCGTTCTGGGGCCGGCAAAACGATCTTTTTGGAAGCATTGTTGGGGCACCAATCGGCCTCACATCAACTAGGAACTGATTGCGTCATGCTCACGCAATCTCCTGTGATTTTACCCTCTAGTATTCGCGATAATCTGTGTTTGGGGCATGATTATGACCAAACGGCCATGCACAACGTCCTGACTCAAGTAGGGTTGATGGAGTGGGTGAACGCATTGCCTGAAGGGATTAATACGGTTATGGGGCAGTATCCTCGACTTTCTGGTGGACAAGCGCAGCGCTTAGCACTCGCTCGGCTGTTGTTGCACCCAGCAAGTGTGTGGTTGCTAGATGAGCCAACGGCGCATTTACCACAAGCACAACACGAAGCGATTTCCACTTTAATCAAACAGTTAAGCCTAGGCAAAACCGTTTTGTGGTCAAGTCATAAAGAATTGCCGGGTGAATGGTTTAATCAAACATGGCACATCGAATCTGGATCCGTCATGGTGCACACCCAGATGGAGGTCGAACATGGCTAAGTGCTCGCAAGCAACCCAGAAGTCATACTCATGGCGGGATATTCCATGGATAGCGCTACTCTTATCGGCTTTACAGGGCGCTGCTGGGTTATCACTGCTGATGATATCAAGTTGGTTTATTTGTGCCAGTGCAATAGCGGCGCCACAGTTCAATTACATGTTACCGGCCGTAGCCGTTCGAGGATTTGCGTTATTGCGTATTGCGTCAGGGTATTTTCATTTGTATTTTGCGCATTCGGATTTGCTGAACAAAACAGGGCGATATCGCGCTGAGCTATTTGCACAGTTGCATGATGCACGGATCACTGAACGGTCAGGGTTCACCGAAGCCCTGGCTCATCATACTGAAAGTGTTGCCAGCGTGTGGATGGGATGGGTTGCGCAGCAAGCCAATGCGATTGTGTCTATCACTCTTGCTCTGTTCGTTAGTTTGTTTTGGTCATTACCAGGCCCTTTATACACTCTAGTATTAGCATCTGTGTGGCTTATCTTACTTGGAGGGCTGATGTGGCTGGGGGTGCATTATGCAGTACGCCAAGTGGCTGCCGAGCACGCATTTCGCGAACGATCTGAGACGGCTTTAGATACAAGTGCCATTTGGCATATGGCGCCCAATCAAGGCGCTGATTTTATGGCGCAGATGGATGCATCTAAGATGTGGCAGAGTCAGCAAATAGTGCGTCGTTACAGCGATTATGCGGTGTGGTGTTTGCAAGGAGTCTCGTTTGGGTTAGTAAGCCTGATGCTGTGGTGGCTGCCGCAAGATGAGTATGGAAATGCGCTATTGATTGTGACCCCTATTTTGCTACTCACTGCACCGGATTGGTTGTCTCGTTCGTTGCAAGTCGCGCCAGTGTTTGGCCAATATCGACAAGCGCAAGCGTCATTATGCACAACGTCGGTGCAGTCTGTTCCAAGTTTCACCATACCAGAACCGTTGCAATATTTGCAAACCAATCAGCTGTTGGTAGAGGGGGGAAAGCCAGTGTCTTTGACCCTGGTATTGGGTGAGTTAATTGTGTTACAAGGGCCTTCTGGGGTAGGAAAATCCAGATGGATGCAAGGTCTCGTCGGGCATATACCCGCAAGCGGGCAGCGCTTTTGGAACGGTAAATGTCTCCAGCAGGGATTATGTCGGGATATGTTGTATGTGCCACAATCCCCACAAATCCTCAATACGACAGTGGCGGAGAACTTGCGTTTGGCTCAATCAGAGGCGAGTGATGACGATATACGAAAGGTTCTACAACAAATGGACTTAGCGCATCTGAATATCAATGCGT encodes:
- a CDS encoding sigma-54-dependent Fis family transcriptional regulator, which gives rise to MNIHIIQAMINAIEKPAVFIDEQYTIRAANDAYTARQPLLVDIDESKCHKVSHHSDVPCDQNGESCPLAQCRETQRPANVIHVHETPNGKRYCDIVMKPIYDDEAQLLGYIEIITDVPYASVASKANTLLGQSTAFKNMLHKINRAATADIAVLLQGETGTGKELVAQALHTSSQRSQSPFVIIECAGLNDNLFESELFGHEKGAFTGANFKKRGLVESAQGGTIFFDEIGDVPLNMQVKLLRLLETKRYRSVGGLIEKQADFRLVCATHKDLAQMVKDGEFRQDLYYRIAGFPIHLPSLRERKSDIAMLIEHFLQSSNLSVDSVTKQFHPDALALLLKYPFPGNIRELRSIVEQSALLALEDEITADDLPEHIRQYEPSPDVNEQSSCVQSVDLSMTGSNGFALTTLADAEADYLRQCIAHFEGHIDELAQQLGISRRTLYRKLQQHNISPH
- a CDS encoding cytochrome ubiquinol oxidase subunit I, translating into MNETVIELSRFQFALTAMFHFIFVPLTLGLSFLLAIMESVYVMTGKEIYKQMTKFWGKLFGINFAIGVATGLTMEFEFGMNWSYYSHYVGDIFGAPLAIEGLMAFFLESTFVGMFFFGWERMSKVKHLMATWLVALGSNFSALWILIANGWMQYPVGAEFNIDTMRMEMVNFAEVIFNPVAQVKFVHTVSAGYVTGAIFVLAISSWYLLNHREIAFARRSFAIAAAFGLASTLSVILLGDESGYELGDVQQVKLAAIEAEYTTHPAPAPFTVIGVPNDDTQHVDYAVRIPYVMGIIATRSLDEEVPGLDQHRIEHRERIITGGQALTMLERIKNGTATQAETLFFDTHKDDIGYGMLLQPFTKDLANPSEEALDKAVDYSIPSVAPLFYSFRIMVACGFAMLVLFAIAFYYTAKKSIPTPRWVYKAAFYSLPLPWIASEAGWFVAEYGRQPWTIAEVLPVHVAASNLSVGDVVFTLIAFTLFYTAFFFLGFYLMKKYIVKGPTQYFAEADALQSQDADLTLSKGAQA
- the cydB gene encoding cytochrome d ubiquinol oxidase subunit II is translated as MIDYETLRVIWWALVGVLLIGFVITDGFDLGVGALLTIIGRTDRERRIMINTVGPHWDGNQVWFITAGGALFAAFPMIYATAFSGFYIALFLVLAALWMRPIGFDYRGKFAKESTRNIFDWMLFAGGLVPSLVFGVAFGNLLLGVPFTLDETLKATYTGTFWQLLNPFALLVGLISLGMLLTHGAAWLQLKTDGFIRARAQKTAFYLGIVTVALFIIAGVCVAWFIEGYVVTSELATDGQSNPLLKTVGTEVGAWMDNYGHYPLFALAPLMAIVSGLSCSLFSALGQAGKAFVASALHMTGIILTAGFSMFPFLLPSSVQPAASLTMWDATASELTLKIMFFVACVFVPIVLGYTAYCFYVMRGRIKDSDLDKSHAIY
- the cydX gene encoding cytochrome bd-I oxidase subunit CydX; the encoded protein is MWYFAWILGVLLACAFGIINAMWLEANEDLDKE
- a CDS encoding ATP-binding cassette domain-containing protein yields the protein MKLARWFATLPNISPWPFWLSVGCKVALFVLMLVAFWCFAQVIDAFLVNLQPPPKMMLLALMGVLSSVFLVKGAFIYIQHCSKRVLENTLQKQLLERFQQEQHALLRRRSSFYWQSLWLTHIPALRDWRYDYQVQQWVAVLTPIVIVAVVLPVNYVVGLTLVLAMPLVPFFMYLVGWGAANAQRKQFVALSRLGGLFVDRLKKLPIIASYNGFTQQYSLLLRASEQFNRRTMKVVALAFLSNTVLDFFSTIAMALVAVFIGFRLLGEITLGPDIEFAQGLWLLLSAPLVFNELKLLGQFYHQKAHAETAYSELQALLPMTLKPSDEAKFNGIRWDAFHIPVIDLKANHLALQVGECIKVSGRSGAGKTIFLEALLGHQSASHQLGTDCVMLTQSPVILPSSIRDNLCLGHDYDQTAMHNVLTQVGLMEWVNALPEGINTVMGQYPRLSGGQAQRLALARLLLHPASVWLLDEPTAHLPQAQHEAISTLIKQLSLGKTVLWSSHKELPGEWFNQTWHIESGSVMVHTQMEVEHG